A part of Actinomycetota bacterium genomic DNA contains:
- a CDS encoding DUF1670 domain-containing protein, with translation EISRFSRHSPAAIQRYLITLGRVVLLLRRGFKAREIAFLCGISERLAREYMELLEKNAEGYAERIEEIAELVSSRPASSDKKGAA, from the coding sequence CCGAGATATCCAGATTCAGCCGGCATTCCCCGGCGGCCATCCAGAGATACCTCATCACCTTGGGAAGGGTGGTCCTGCTTCTCCGCCGGGGATTTAAGGCCAGGGAGATCGCCTTCCTCTGCGGCATCTCGGAGCGGCTGGCACGGGAGTACATGGAGCTGCTCGAGAAAAACGCCGAGGGGTACGCCGAGCGCATAGAGGAGATCGCCGAGCTGGTGTCCTCGCGGCCCGCCTCAAGCGACAAAAAGGGGGCGGCGTGA